The following are from one region of the Pocillopora verrucosa isolate sample1 chromosome 3, ASM3666991v2, whole genome shotgun sequence genome:
- the LOC131799336 gene encoding centrosomal protein of 164 kDa, with protein MDEQEGNGRASIEEAIDVFQVNVQLPTGETLTLETKGSSSVRDLKIIVEVNSGVPSDLFTLVHKRADENNVTKLSDETKMADINTFIDLEATSGSVTFELSIIPWWERFVHRCMQLDNRQILKRICIKMNQISSEDRAFVAAFIAAQKGDGQLFQTLLGGDVKVDVQRTVQCSGRTLLHAAVAGGNFSCAAVIFMNGGWPLLSKPDQQGVTPMDFAKNTKQKDLVELLGHYVELQSREAEAIESTADETSDVDVDAVELRDNEQDEDNIRHERENDLSESPPQDLGIQNEVTENPGKGTAADTLNEVVAKLEIERVDQERQQDEEVSERSSVHVRTGSQRRLFRESNIEGKLHKSLRASKSVDSHEGSSAVNCVVTRIDEIRPLSGKAVPGTRQREEKLPRVNTPPSSPMNSPRMRRKLVPSLLNPERPGSPVLYPRSPSSPRPMSPLVSRSRSSTLPAMRPNLAPTYNSPDLRRKAMTLSGGENRRERKMSKEMQDFLFSHYHDRESKPWNVWKTVRKSQLDQFDVSDDDSSSEEENEKLAKFLKNTKSDRRKTFEVWLTDKEAQQIRRQTALAEMAKQETVRKRKEAHWRQVTGKTHQEWLEELRSDDLRSPKPTEGEQSDERKAEAIRKYQEWLRAKDEEALKREDQLRKEAAAKFTESQQKRDEKLQRAWFKKKLLNTS; from the exons atggatgaacaAGAAGGCAATGGAAGAGCGTCGATAGAGGAGGCCATAGATGTTTTTCAAGTTAACGTCCAGTTGCCAACAGGTGAAACCTTAACTCTTGAAACAAAAGGCTCGTCAAGTGTGCGTGATTTGAAAATTATAGTGGAAGTGAATAGCGGAGTTCCATCTGATTTGTTTACTCTTGTACACAAACGAGCAGATGAGAATAACGTTACCAAGCTCAGTGATGAAACTAAGATGGCGGACATCAACACTTTTATAGATTTAGAAGCTACCAGCGGATCCGTGACATTCGAACTAAGTATTATTCCGTGGTGGGAACGATTCGTACACCGATGTATGCAACTTGACAACCGCCAGATTTTGAAACGGATCTGTATCAAGATGAACCAGATTTCCAGCGAAGATAGAGCGTTCGTGGCAGCTTTCATCGCAGCTCAAAAAGGCGATGGACAGCTGTTCCAGACCTTGTTAGGTGGAGATGTGAAGGTTGATGTTCAACGTACTGTCCAATGTAGTGGTCGCACTCTTTTGCATGCAGCAGTAGCAGGTGGGAATTTCTCGTGCGCAGCGGTTATTTTCATGAACGGTGGCTGGCCACTATTGTCTAAACCTGACCAGCAAGGTGTTACGCCGATGGACTTCGCTAAGAACACCAAACAGAAAGATCTGGTGGAGCTGCTAGGCCATTACGTCGAATTACAGTCTCGGGAAGCTGAGGCAATTGAGTCGACTGCCGATGAAACTTCGGATGTTGACGTTGATGCTGTCGAGTTACGTGACAATGAACAAGATGAAGACAACATTAGACACGAAAGAGAGAACGATCTCTCAGAAAGTCCCCCGCAAGATCTCGGCATCCAAAACGAGGTGACAGAGAACCCAGGAAAAGGAACTGCTGCCGACACTTTGAACGAAGTTGTAGCCAAACTCGAGATAGAACGAGTTGATCAAGAAAGACAACAGGACGAGGAAGTAAGCGAGAGATCTTCCGTTCACGTACGAACGGGATCCCAAAGGAGGCTATTTAGAGAGTCCAATATTGAAGGAAAGCTTCATAAGTCACTGAGAGCAAGCAAATCAGTTGATTCCCACGAGGGATCTTCAGCCGTGAACTGTGTGGTTACTCGAATAGATGAAATACGACCGCTGAGCGGCAAAGCTGTCCCAGGAACCAGACAGCGCGAAGAAAAGCTTCCAAGGGTTAACACACCACCTTCATCACCCATGAATTCTCCTCGCATGCGTCGCAAATTAGTACCATCACTTCTGAACCCAGAAAGACCAGGAAGTCCTGTTCTCTACCCCAGGTCTCCATCATCTCCTCGACCCATGTCGCCTCTGGTATCTCGTTCAAGGTCCTCAACCCTTCCAGCAATGAGACCTAATCTGGCTCCTACTTACAATTCACCTGATCTCAGGAGAAAAGCCATGACTCTCAGTGGAGGCGAAAATAGACGCGAGAG aaaaatgaGCAAGGAAATGCAagactttttattttcacactACCACGACCGTGAAAGCAAACCTTGGAACGTATGGAAGACAGTCAGGAAAAGCCAGTTAGACCAGTTTGACGTGTCCGACGATGATTCGTCTTCCGAAGAAGAAAACGAGAAGCTCGCGAAGTTTCTTAAAAACACGAAGTCGGATCGCCGGAAAACATTCGAGGTGTGGTTAACCGATAAAGAAGCACAGCAAATAAGAAGACAGACAGCATTGGCCGAAATGGCAAAACAAGAGACAGttaggaaaaggaaagaagcaCATTGGCGACAGGTAACTGGCAAAACACATCAGGAGTGGCTTGAAGAGCTAAGAAGCGACGACCTGAGAAGCCCAAAACCAACCGAGGGCGAACAAAGCGACGAACGAAAGGCCGAAGCAATACGGAAATATCAGGAATGGTTACGGGCCAAGGACGAAGAAGCCTTGAAACGCGAGGATCAATTAAGGAAAGAGGCAGCTGCCAAGTTTACAGAATCGCAACAGAAACGAGACGAAAAATTGCAACGCGCATGGTTCAAGAAAAAACTGCTTAATACATCCTGA
- the LOC131799306 gene encoding zinc finger CCCH domain-containing protein 13-like codes for MVCSKVGSHDQMNNMNDDTNGDNFGRSRVIDILTPEGKTLKMHIQDSTTVGCIKIDCELLCGIPSDLQLVKLQDKELGNDETIDISDGCTLRVTVQQWWQKFILACYKGDTKQVRKRALVKMSQISREERNFTAAFIGAVKGNHNLMFATCAGRNMNLRTKTKLSGRNLLHAAVSGGSKSCVANIFMNGGNALLEVPDNTGETPIKMAEKLYGDSGELVNFLNVYLELHRRDAKCSGSSNSFWDNFERNNDSSGGISADDKFDNSDNSRPQFNENMDSQLGDLSSDSDERTEEKKTTNYTETRFCNNNSATPLTKVNMVDYDATVGQNSSHVRLDGFSNSDNEQIGANFKNEGSSEQCYIPKSDTGYYSGNNESIRKDTTHVTEMLWNEHLFTQANTPLVGSTTGHELSLAHSRSGDDKEVNSMSLLSADPNYADSNESDRRAQPRNQGIEEQRRKRTTTERPNLEKLLSMSSENSASPILSASPENEPHNSESVVNESRDDQQANEENKNEPQDKQCCANTESEVVNARNDKATLPTATSSEKCNIVTSHSPKPLRRAQLRKKSIVEQQRRRRSMAGRPNLEELIRKREEESEQENASEIGKEEGSGAMDSNETGPVALVITTEDSSNLKCKEKSNDADFKDEGLITIKNMEKENTGYESKEKNFSAIDYQGEESPVSARYVLQMWQNQALENASGDETDTTCSPKTPRRALLRKQVFMEQRRKRSATERPNLIKRLDSHKKDDDGDEKLGHEEIEIIRHGKGQEKTNKDSKNNDLVFPVDRGGALESDFSSANSGESASTKEQNVEPKKAPTNPPLTGTSQKRLPIRVTHRRSNVGHLLEARARKDLRSNWSYLSGDESDVSETEQKVVDETVMNIRTSSKMQRRRRLPMVPNKTMKLPLIKIEDSGTSTGSDPGDTHVPKCSQVHYSGSVGGDEKSFVLNDNFKVPCPSVGRSRSGSMCSEDSASSEEMLGERSRAKSEGETSSGSQPISISFVKNLPVSQRRQSVPDTTFAPTQHINPTRTRRCSVQVEDLDEQGYQISPQLRARLKMRERPRENLPWNEWRAGRRRSSSLQDANKDENLGPENTNQGELHKDELSDKRADMRGETREETRVAWNEKRRPESARYGTHCRMTFTEWLDNKEALDRSRPTSAQRRNEHAKDDTNHQSQTAKAYKEWLRKKDQEALKKEEMLGRKGKKKVHRTYHRK; via the exons ATGGTTTGCTCCAAAGTAGGCAGCCATGACCAGATGAACAACATGAACGACGACACAAACGGCGATAACTTTGGCAGAAGCAGAGTTATTGACATTTTAACACCAGAGGGAAAGACACTGAAGATGCACATACAAGACAGCACAACGGTAGGATGTATAAAGATTGACTGCGAACTTCTCTGCGGAATCCCATCCGACTTACAACTTGTGAAACTTCAAGACAAGGAGCTGGGCAACGATGAAACTATTGACATTTCGGACGGGTGCACTTTGAGAGTAACCGTTCAACAATGgtggcagaaattcattttagcGTGTTACAAAGGAGACACAAAACAAGTTAGAAAAAGAGCTTTGGTGAAAATGAGTCAGATTTCGCGCGAAGAGCGGAACTTCACTGCGGCATTCATCGGGGCAGTGAAGGGGAACCACAATTTAATGTTTGCAACGTGTGCAGGAAGGAATATGAATCTTCGCACCAAAACTAAATTGAGTGGTAGAAATCTTCTCCATGCTGCAGTGTCCGGCGGGAGCAAAAGCTGCGTAGCGAATATTTTCATGAACGGGGGCAACGCTTTGCTAGAGGTACCGGATAACACGGGAGAAACACCAATAAAAATGGCGGAGAAATTATACGGCGATTCTGGCGAACTTGTGAACTTTTTAAACGTTTATCTTGAGCTCCATCGGCGCGATGCAAAATGTTCTGGTTCGTCTAATAGCTTTTGGGACAACTTCGAGCGAAACAATGACAGCTCAGGTGGAATTAGCGCTGATGATAAGTttgataatagtgataatagCCGGCCacaatttaatgaaaacatGGACAGTCAGTTGGGGGATCTGTCTTCGGACTCTGACGAACGaacagaggagaaaaaaacGACAAACTACACCGAAACCAGATTTTGTAATAACAACTCAGCCACCCCGTTGACGAAAGTAAACATGGTGGACTATGACGCCACCGTGGGTCAAAACTCGTCACACGTCAGATTGGACGGTTTCTCAAACTCTGACAATGAACAGATTGGTGCAAACTTCAAAAACGAAGGCTCCAGCGAGCAATGTTATATACCCAAGAGTGATACGGGATATTACAGTGGTAACAATGAAAGTATACGAAAAGATACAACTCATGTCACGGAGATGCTTTGGAATGAGCATTTGTTTACACAAGCGAACACACCTCTAGTGGGATCAACAACAGGCCACGAGCTTAGCTTAGCACACAGTCGTTCAGGAGACGACAAAGAAGTTAATAGTATGTCATTACTCTCCGCTGACCCAAACTATGCTGACTCTAATGAATCAGACAGGAGAGCTCAGCCCCGAAATCAGGGTATCGAGGAGCAAAGGAGAAAACGGACAACAACGGAGAGGCCGAATTTAGAAAAGCTTTTGTCGATGAGTTCCGAAAACAGTGCCTCGCCGATTCTTTCGGCTAGCCCTGAAAACGAACCACACAATAGCGAAAGTGTCGTGAACGAGTCACGTGACGATCAGCAGGCCAACGAAGAAAACAAGAACGAGCCACAAGACAAACAATGTTGTGCGAACACGGAGAGCGAGGTCGTCAATGCAAGGAACGACAAAGCTACCTTGCCCACGGCCACATCTTCTGAAAAGTGCAACATCGTTACTTCTCATTCTCCGAAGCCCCTCCGAAGAGCCCAACTGAGAAAAAAGTCTATCGTGGAGCAGCAGAGGAGGCGTCGATCCATGGCTGGAAGACCGAACCTGGAGGAACTTATCCGAAAACGCGAAGAGGAATCTGAGCAGGAGAACGCCTCGGAGATAGGCAAAGAGGAAGGCTCTGGTGCAATGGATTCAAACGAGACAGGACCAGTTGCTTTGGTCATCACGACAGAAGATTCTAGTAATctaaaatgtaaagaaaaatcaaatgatGCAGACTTTAAGGATGAAGGATTaatcacaataaaaaatatggagaaagaaaacactggtTATGaatcgaaggaaaaaaatttttctgctATAGACTATCAAGGAGAGGAGTCTCCTGTTTCAGCCAGGTACGTTCTGCAAATGTGGCAAAACCAGGCCCTAGAAAATGCGTCAGGAGACGAAACGGACACAACCTGCTCCCCAAAAACGCCAAGGAGAGCCCTTCTCAGAAAACAGGTGTTCATGGAACAAAGAAGGAAACGATCCGCCACCGAAAGACCGAATCTTATCAAGCGTCTGGATTCTCACAAGAAAGATGACGATGGAGATGAAAAACTCGGCCATGAAGAAATAGAAATTATTCGCCATGGCAAAGGCCAGGAAAAAACGAATAAAGACAGCAAAAACAATGACTTGGTTTTTCCAGTCGACCGAGGAGGAGCTCTCGAGTCAGACTTTTCATCTGCTAATTCAGGCGAGAGTGCATCAACGAAAGAACAAAATGTGGAACCTAAGAAAGCACCGACAAACCCACCATTAACAGGAACATCACAAAAAAGGCTTCCGATAAGGGTCACACACAGACGCTCCAATGTTGGCCATTTACTGGAAGCTCGTGCCAGGAAGGACCTAAGAAGCAACTGGTCATATCTTAGTGGTGACGAATCTGACGTAAGCGAGACCGAACAGAAAGTAGTTGACGAAACGGTGATGAACATTAGAACTTCCTCAAAAATGCAAAGAAGAAGACGCCTACCAATGGTTCCAAACAAAACTATGAAACTACCTCTCATTAAAATAGAAGACAGTGGCACTTCTACTGGCTCGGACCCAGGGGATACTCACGTGCCCAAGTGTAGTCAGGTGCACTATTCTGGGTCTGTGGGGGGTGATGAGAAATCATTCGTTCTGAATGACAATTTCAAGGTTCCCTGTCCTTCTGTTGGCCGATCCCGTTCAGGTTCAATGTGTAGTGAGGATTCAGCATCATCTGAGGAGATGCTCGGAGAGAGAAGCAG GGCCAAAAGTGAGGGAGAGACTTCTAGTGGTTCTCAGCCAATTTCAATTTCCTTCGTCAAAAACCTTCCAGTCAGTCAGAGAAGACAAAGTGTTCCAGACACCACGTTTGCTCCGACACAGCACATTAACCCAACCAGGACAAGAAGGTGTTCTGTTCAAGTGGAAGATCTTGACGAACAAGG ctATCAAATAAGCCCGCAACTTCGCGCGAGACTAAAAATGCGCGAACGCCCTCGTGAAAATTTACCATGGAACGAATGGAGGGCAGGCAGGAGGCGGTCTAGTTCCTTACAAGACGCTAACAAGGATGAAAACTTAGGGCCGGAAAACACAAATCAAGGAGAACTTCATAAAGACGAGCTGAGCGACAAACGCGCCGACATGCGTGGTGAGACGCGCGAAGAAACACGCGTAGCGTGGAACGAAAAAAGGCGACCGGAGTCTGCTAGGTATGGGACGCACTGCCGAATGACGTTCACTGAATGGCTCGATAACAAAGAAGCGTTAGATAGGTCTAGACCAACCTCCGCGCAGAGAAGAAATGAGCATGCAAAAGACGATACTAATCACCAGAGTCAGACAGCGAAAGCGTACAAGGAATGGCTGCGGAAGAAAGACCAAGAGGCTTTGAAGAAAGAGGAGATGCTGGGaaggaaagggaagaaaaaagttCATAGGACATATCATAGAAAGTGA